The Heliomicrobium gestii genome segment GTCGTCATAGTCGCGCTGATCGATCTGGACAGGCACGTCCAGTTCTTTGCGGATCTTGTTCAACACGTCGAGGCCGCGGCGTCCGCGGTTGCGCTTGAGCAGATCCGAGGAATCGGCGATATGCTGCAATTCCTCCAGCACAAAGGCGGGAATGATCAGGGTGCCGTCGACAAAACCGCTTTTGCAGATGTCGGCGATGCGGCCGTCGATGATGACGCTGGTGTCGAGCACCTTCAAGCAGGCGCCTTTCACCTCGGCGGCTTTTTCCTCCGCCTTGTCCTTGGCGTGTTTTTCCTTCCAGCGGGGATAAATAAAGGCAAGGATCTCTTCCCGCTTTTTGACGCCGACACGCATCCCGACGTAACCCATGATGGCCGAAAGCCCTACCGAAAGATACCGTCCCAATCCCGGGATTCCCGAAACAGAGACTTCTAACAAGTTGGCAATGATTAAACCAACAATAAGACCGACCGCCCCGCCCGCAAGATCTTGAATGGGTGTGCGCTGCAGCTTATTTTCTAGCCAGCCAGTCATCACGACAACCCATCGGATCAACTGTGGGGCGATAAGAAAGCCGAACGCGCCGGGAATCGATGTGATAATCGCCAAAAAGGAATGCTTTGCCGGATAGGAAGAAAGATCAAAGACCGGGTTCGATCCAGACAGCAACGACATGCCTACGGAAAAACCGACGGCAGCAAAGGCTGCTGCAATAGCGCCGCGCATGAAATTGCGAATCACCAAATCACCTCCTTTACTATTATTTTAACAAAGTAACATTAACATTATACGGGAAAAACACATTTCCGGCAAGGATATGGGCATTTTTTGAATACTATTGATGATTTTTCCTAAAAAAACAAAAAGCCCCCGCCAGCCGTCAGGCCAGTAGCCGGGATAGCATCGCTTCAATCTGCTCGGGCGGGCTGTTGTAGACGAGAACAAGTTCGCTGACCAGGATCTGTTTGGCGTTATCGAGCATCCGCCGTTCCCCTGTGGAAAGACCCTTCTCCTGGTTGCGGTGAATCAGGTTGCGCACCACCTCGGCCACCGCGTAAATATCGCCGCTCTTCATCTTGTCCAGGTTGGCCCGGTAGCGGCGGTGCCAGTTGTTCGACATGGTCGATTTCGTCGATTGCAACAGGGTCATCACCTGATCGGCCTCGATGGCGTCGATGACCTGTCGCAAGCCGATACCGGCGATCTGTCCGCTGGGAACGAGGATGCGCATATCGCCCAAGGACAGGCGGAGCACGTAGTACTGCCGCGTTTCCCCCAAGACCTCCCGTTCCTCGACGGCTTCGATCACGCCCGCGCCATGCATGGGATAGACCACCTTGTCTCCAATGGCGAACACAGGGTCCCTCCTTCCCTCACTCCTGCTCGCCGCCGCTTGCCCCCTTCATTGACAATCCTTGACTGTCGCCGCTATAATAAGTGCAAACATCCGGTTGGGAAAGGACGGGAGCATTGGAGCATGAAAGACTTGGCGTGCCAGCAGTTTCAGGATACGGTAGCGGAATTTTTAATTCGCCACCAGAGCATCCTGGACATTCTCTCCAAGTCTCAGGAATCCAATGCCCGGGTAAACCGGGCGGTGGTGAAGGCTGTGACGAACTGCGGCTGTGTCAAAATCAGAGCTGAAAAGTCATCCATCCCGCCAGAAGCGACCCTCGCAGATTTGAAAAACCTGCTCGACAGTCATCTTGACGGTGAGCTGTGCCCCAACTGCCGCGAAATCATTGAGAGTGAGATGGGAAAGTCCATCTTTTACCTGACGGCGCTTTGTCACAGCCTGGGTCTCAATCTGGCCGATGTGCTCCAACGGGAACA includes the following:
- a CDS encoding CarD family transcriptional regulator, producing the protein MFAIGDKVVYPMHGAGVIEAVEEREVLGETRQYYVLRLSLGDMRILVPSGQIAGIGLRQVIDAIEADQVMTLLQSTKSTMSNNWHRRYRANLDKMKSGDIYAVAEVVRNLIHRNQEKGLSTGERRMLDNAKQILVSELVLVYNSPPEQIEAMLSRLLA
- a CDS encoding nucleoside triphosphate pyrophosphohydrolase family protein is translated as MKDLACQQFQDTVAEFLIRHQSILDILSKSQESNARVNRAVVKAVTNCGCVKIRAEKSSIPPEATLADLKNLLDSHLDGELCPNCREIIESEMGKSIFYLTALCHSLGLNLADVLQREHEKVSTLRIFNFT
- a CDS encoding PIN/TRAM domain-containing protein yields the protein MIRNFMRGAIAAAFAAVGFSVGMSLLSGSNPVFDLSSYPAKHSFLAIITSIPGAFGFLIAPQLIRWVVVMTGWLENKLQRTPIQDLAGGAVGLIVGLIIANLLEVSVSGIPGLGRYLSVGLSAIMGYVGMRVGVKKREEILAFIYPRWKEKHAKDKAEEKAAEVKGACLKVLDTSVIIDGRIADICKSGFVDGTLIIPAFVLEELQHIADSSDLLKRNRGRRGLDVLNKIRKELDVPVQIDQRDYDDLAEVDSKLVRLCREISGSIVTNDYNLNKVAELQGVKVLNINELANAVKPVVLPGEEMIVQVIKDGKELGQGVAYLDDGTMIVVDGGKRFIGQTLTVLVTSVLQTSAGRMIFAKPKPGEGKKVSPAPALNEVNAIV